The following is a genomic window from uncultured Propionivibrio sp..
GTTCCGGGCGTCGGTCCCGGCGACGGAGGGCAATGACATGCGGTGGTGGCGAAAGAGGAGCAGCGCGGCGCTCAGCGTGCTGGCGGCGCTGAGCGTGCTGGCCGGGTGTGCGACGTTCGGTGCGTCGAGCCCAGCGCCGACGGTGACGGTGTCGCTGGTCGGTTTCAACGATTTTCACGGGCAGTTGCTGCCGGGAAACGGTAGCGTGCCGGTCGCCCGGTCCGGTTCCGATGCGGTGGAGCGGGTGCCGGCCGGCGGCGCCGCTTATCTGGCGGCCCTTGTCAAACGGCTGCGGGCAGAGAATCCGGACAACACGCTGGTCGTCGCCGCCGGTGATCTGATCGGCGCCTCGCCGCTGGTGTCGAGCCTCTTCCATGACGAGCCGACGATCGAGGTGCTCAATCGTATCGGCGTCTCGGTCTCCTCGGTCGGTAACCATGAATTCGAGAAAGGGCGCGAGGAACTGTTCCGCCTGCAGCGCGGCGGCTGTCATCCGGTCTCGGCGGACGGGACGCAGGGCGTGGTCGGGCGCGATACCTGCATGACGGGCGGGCGCTTCGAGGGCGCGAAATTCAGCTATCTCGGTGCCAATGTCATCGACCGGCAGAGCGGGCGCCCCTTGCTTCCCGCCTATGCCGTGCGCGAAGTTGGCGGTGTCCGCATCGGCTTTGTCGGCGTCACGCTCAAGGAAACGCCGGCGACGATGCCGCGCAAGCTGGTCGAGGGGCTGGACTTCGCTGACGAGGTGGCGACGATCAACGCGCTGGTGCCGACGCTGCTTCATGACGAACGGGTTGCCTTCGTCGTCGCCCTGTTGCATCAGGGTGGCGAGACGACGGCGCGCGCGATCAACGATACGGCGTGTCCCGGTTTTTCCGGCGCGGTCCTGCGCATCGTCGACCGGCTCGATCCGGCGGTGCAGGTGGTGATGACCGGCCATACGCATGAGGAATATGTCTGCACGCGCCCCGACGGACGGCTGATGACGCAGGCCGGCAATTACGGGCGGATGGCGACCAAGATCGACCTCGTCGTCGAGCCGCGTTCTGGCCGCGTGCTTGCCAAGTCGGCGCGGACGCATGTGGCTGCGAACCGGGGTGTGGCGAAAGACGATGATGTCGATGGCATGGTCAGCCGTTACGCGGCGCTGACCGCCGAGCGCGCCCAGGCGATCGTCGGACATCTGGCGGCGCCCTTGTCGCGCACCGCCAATCGGACGGGCGAGCGGCCACTCGGCAATGTGCTCGCCGATGCGTATCTGTTCGGCGGACAGGCCGGCGTCCCGGCGGATCAGGCGGCGCAGATCGCTTTCGTCAATCCCGGCGGCATTCGTGCCGAGTTGTCCGGCGATCCGGTCCGCGGGCTCGATGTCAGCTTCGGACAGTTGTACGCCGTGCATCCCTTCGGCAATACGCTGCCGACCCTGTCGCTGACCGGCGAGCAACTGCGCCGCGTGCTCGAACAGCAGTGGGAATCGCCGCAGCCGCCAAGCGGCAATGTGCTGGCGGTGTCGGCCGGTTTTGCCTACGCCTGGGATGCGGCGCAGCCGATCGGTGCAGCGCCGGGGCAAGGGCAGCGCGTCGTGCCCGGATCGATGACGCTGCACGGTGTGCCGATCGATTCGAAGGCGACGTATCGCGTCACGGTCAATTCCTTCCTCGCACACGGCGGCGATAATTTCAGCGTCTTCAGCGAGGCGCCGACGCTGGCCGAAAGCGAGCGTGACCTTGATGTGCTGATGGCATATTTCAGGGTGCAGGGCGTGGTGAAGGTTCCGGCGCTCGACCGGATCGGTCGGCGCAACTGATCGAATCGGGAGCGGTCGTGATCGCGAATAAATTACGGAATGCGGGCGTTGCGCTGGTTCTGGCTTTTGCCGCCGCGAACGCCATGTCGGCGTCCTTGCCGGCGGTGGAAGCGCGTCGCGGCATGGTCGTCAGCGAGCAGCGGCTGGCGTCGGTAGTCGGCGTCGATATCCTGCGCCAGGGCGGTAATGCGATCGATGCTGCCGTTGCCGTCGGTTATGCGCTGGCGGTGGTGCATCCGTGCTGCGGCAATCTGGGTGGCGGCGGTTTCATGACGCTGCGCCTTGCCGACGGTCGCACGACGTTCGTCGATTTTCGCGAAAAGGCACCGATGGCGGCGGCGCCGGACATGTACTGCGATGCTCAAGGCAATGTCATCAAGGAGGCGAGTCTTTACGGCTATCGCGCGGTGGCTGTGCCCGGCAGCGTACTCGGTCTCGACACGGCCTGGCGTCGCTATGGACGCCTGTCGCGGGCGGCGGTGATGGCGCCGGCGATCCGGCTGGCGCGCGAGGGCTTCGTGCTGTCGCGCGCCGACACCGATATTCTCGACACATCGCTGGCGCGGTTGCGTCAGGATCCCGAGGCCGCGCGCATATTCCTGCGCCGTGACGGTAGTCCGCTGCAGCCGGGCGACCGCCTGGTTCAGGCGGATCTTGCCCGTACGTTGGCCGCGATCTCCCGCCACGGGCCGCCGGCGTTCTACCGCGGACGCATCGCGCAGGCCATCGAAATCGCGGCGATGCGTCACGGCGGCATCCTTACCGCGGCCGATTTCGCCGCGTATGCGGTGTCCGAGCGTACGCCGCTGCAGTGCCAGTATCGCGGCTATGTCGTGTATTCGGCGCCTCCGCCGAGTTCGGGCGGAACGGCGCTGTGCGAAAGCCTCAATGTGCTGGAAGGCTTCGATCTGAAAGGCATGGGCGCCGGTTCGGCTCAGGCGCTGGCGGTAATGACCGAGGCGATGCGTCAGGCATTTCTCGATCGCAACACCTTCCTCGGCGATCCCGATTTCGTCGATGTGCCGCTGATGCACCTGCTCTCGCCGGAATATGCAAAAAGCATTCGATCGGCCATCTCGGGGCGGGCGCGGTCTTCGGCAGAAGTGTCGCCGGCACGTCTGTCGAAGGAATCAACCGAGACGACCCACTATTCGATCGTCGATGCTGACGGCAATGCCGCCGCCGTGACGACGACGATCAACGGGCGTTTTGGCGCGGCTGTCATCGCCCCGGGGACGGGATTCTTCCTGAATAACGAAATGGACGATTTCACCGTCGCGCCGGGGGCGGCGAACCTGTACGGACTCGTCCAGGGGGCGGCGAACGCGATTGCGCCGGGCAGGCGCCCCTTGTCGTCGATGGCACCGACGCTGGTGACGCGTGACGGTCGGGTATTCATGGTGCTCGGCTCGCCGGGCGGCGCGCGCATCATCAGCATCGTGTTACAGACGCTGCTCAACGTCATCGACCATGGCATGGCGCCTCAGGAAGCCGTCGATGCGTCGCGCATTCATCACCAGTGGCTGCCGGACACGGTGTATTACGAAACGCGCGGTGTGTCGGCCGATACGCGTGAAGCGCTGCAGGCGCGGGGCTATACGTTGCTCGAACAGTCGCCCTGGGGTGCGCTCGGCCTCATCGTCGTCGGCGGTGTCGCCGATGCCGCGCGAGGGGCTGCCAGTTCGGGGAACGACGCGGCCGTCTCGGGCGCCTTGCGCTCGGGATTCCTCTATGGCGCCGCCGATCCGCGCCGCCCGGCCGGTGCGGCGCTTGGCTATTGAGGGAACGGCGAATGCGCTTGTTCTTCGCGCTCTGGCCGTCATCCGAGGCTGCTGAATCGCTTGCCAGCGTCGCCCGTGATTGCGCCTTGCGCTTCGGCGGACGGCCAACGCGGGCGGAGACGGTGCATATGACACTGGCGTTCATCGGAGAGCAGCCGGACGCTCGCCTGGACGAGATCGTTGCAGCCGCCGGATCTGTCGTTTTCGCACCGTTCGATGTGCAACTCGACCGGCTCGGTGTCTGGCGCCATAACCGCTTGTTGTGGGCGGGCTGCCGGACGGTACCCGAGCCGCTGTCCGCATTGACCGGGGGACTGCATTTGGCGCTCGCTCAGGCGAATGTGCGCTTCGAGGCCGAATCACGGCCATTCAATCCGCATGTGAGCTTGTTGCGCTCGGTGCCGGCTTCGGTTTTTCCCGTGTTGCCGCCGAGCCTGTCGCCGCGCGTCTGGCGTTGCGAGCGTTTTGTCCTGATCGCCTCGCAAGGTTTGGCCGACGGGGTCGGCTATCGACACGTTGCCGAGTTTTCGGCTCGCCTGTGACGAACGCCTATTTGTTCAGGCGCTGGATGGCGATGCCAATCCACTCGCGAAACGCGGCGCTGCTGCGGCGCAGCGCATCGGCTGACGGTAGAATGCGTTCTGCATAGCTGCGGGGCCAGGTGTCGTGGGCGGTCGGGGCAGCGACGACTTCGAGTCCCTGGCGCTCGAACAGCGGCACCGCGCGCGGCAGGTGGGAGGCGTGGCTGACCAGCGCGATGCGTGTGATCTTCGCCGGCCAGAGCATGGCCGCGGACAGGTTTGCATTTTCGGCCGTGTCACGCGAGTGCGTTTCGGTCCAGCGCACCTTGGCGCCGAATTCCTTTTCCAGCGTTTCCTTCATCGCTTCGGCTTCAGGGCGGCTGCCGAAGGGCGCGCCGCCGCTGACGAGAATCGGCAGGCCGCTCGCCTTTTGCAGCCAGGCGCCATAGCGCAGACGTTGCAGCGTTGCGCTTCCGACGGTGTCGGTACCATATTCGGGCGCGTCGTCATTGAGGCCGCCGCCGAGAATGACGATGGCCTGGACGTGACGGAGTTGTTCGGCGCTGATCGGCGGTGGCGGGTCGAGACTTCTCATCAGCAGGATCGATACCGCCGGGATCG
Proteins encoded in this region:
- a CDS encoding bifunctional metallophosphatase/5'-nucleotidase; translated protein: MFIIKRRLRKGLALVGSASLRIRRAWRIMRGFRASVPATEGNDMRWWRKRSSAALSVLAALSVLAGCATFGASSPAPTVTVSLVGFNDFHGQLLPGNGSVPVARSGSDAVERVPAGGAAYLAALVKRLRAENPDNTLVVAAGDLIGASPLVSSLFHDEPTIEVLNRIGVSVSSVGNHEFEKGREELFRLQRGGCHPVSADGTQGVVGRDTCMTGGRFEGAKFSYLGANVIDRQSGRPLLPAYAVREVGGVRIGFVGVTLKETPATMPRKLVEGLDFADEVATINALVPTLLHDERVAFVVALLHQGGETTARAINDTACPGFSGAVLRIVDRLDPAVQVVMTGHTHEEYVCTRPDGRLMTQAGNYGRMATKIDLVVEPRSGRVLAKSARTHVAANRGVAKDDDVDGMVSRYAALTAERAQAIVGHLAAPLSRTANRTGERPLGNVLADAYLFGGQAGVPADQAAQIAFVNPGGIRAELSGDPVRGLDVSFGQLYAVHPFGNTLPTLSLTGEQLRRVLEQQWESPQPPSGNVLAVSAGFAYAWDAAQPIGAAPGQGQRVVPGSMTLHGVPIDSKATYRVTVNSFLAHGGDNFSVFSEAPTLAESERDLDVLMAYFRVQGVVKVPALDRIGRRN
- the ggt gene encoding gamma-glutamyltransferase, with product MIANKLRNAGVALVLAFAAANAMSASLPAVEARRGMVVSEQRLASVVGVDILRQGGNAIDAAVAVGYALAVVHPCCGNLGGGGFMTLRLADGRTTFVDFREKAPMAAAPDMYCDAQGNVIKEASLYGYRAVAVPGSVLGLDTAWRRYGRLSRAAVMAPAIRLAREGFVLSRADTDILDTSLARLRQDPEAARIFLRRDGSPLQPGDRLVQADLARTLAAISRHGPPAFYRGRIAQAIEIAAMRHGGILTAADFAAYAVSERTPLQCQYRGYVVYSAPPPSSGGTALCESLNVLEGFDLKGMGAGSAQALAVMTEAMRQAFLDRNTFLGDPDFVDVPLMHLLSPEYAKSIRSAISGRARSSAEVSPARLSKESTETTHYSIVDADGNAAAVTTTINGRFGAAVIAPGTGFFLNNEMDDFTVAPGAANLYGLVQGAANAIAPGRRPLSSMAPTLVTRDGRVFMVLGSPGGARIISIVLQTLLNVIDHGMAPQEAVDASRIHHQWLPDTVYYETRGVSADTREALQARGYTLLEQSPWGALGLIVVGGVADAARGAASSGNDAAVSGALRSGFLYGAADPRRPAGAALGY
- the thpR gene encoding RNA 2',3'-cyclic phosphodiesterase, which codes for MRLFFALWPSSEAAESLASVARDCALRFGGRPTRAETVHMTLAFIGEQPDARLDEIVAAAGSVVFAPFDVQLDRLGVWRHNRLLWAGCRTVPEPLSALTGGLHLALAQANVRFEAESRPFNPHVSLLRSVPASVFPVLPPSLSPRVWRCERFVLIASQGLADGVGYRHVAEFSARL
- a CDS encoding YdcF family protein; the encoded protein is MFLLKKILSALAVPPFSLILLALAGVLLSRRHPRSGRWLAGFALSCLLLMSIPAVSILLMRSLDPPPPISAEQLRHVQAIVILGGGLNDDAPEYGTDTVGSATLQRLRYGAWLQKASGLPILVSGGAPFGSRPEAEAMKETLEKEFGAKVRWTETHSRDTAENANLSAAMLWPAKITRIALVSHASHLPRAVPLFERQGLEVVAAPTAHDTWPRSYAERILPSADALRRSSAAFREWIGIAIQRLNK